From the genome of Candidatus Polarisedimenticolaceae bacterium:
CACCGCGTTCGCGACGTCGAAGGTCACCGTGCCGGTCTTCGGGTTGGGCATCAGCCCGCGGGGCCCGAGCACCTTACCGAGTTTCCCGACGTCCTTCATCATGTCCGGCGTCGCCACGACGGCCTCGAAATCGGTCCAGCCCTCCTGGATCTTCGCCACCACGTCGGCGCCGCCGACGTGATCGGCCCCGGCCTCGAGGGCCTCGCGACCCTTCTCGCCTCCGGCGATCACGACCACGCGCTTGGACTTCCCCGTCCCGTGGGGCAACACCACCGTGCCGCGGACCATCTGGTCGGCGTGCTTCGGGTCGACCCCGAGGCGCATGTGCACCTCGACGGTCTCGTCGAACTTGGCGAACGCGGCCTTGCGCATCGTGGCGACGGCCTGGTCCACCGGATAGGGGCGCTGCTCCACCTTCTTCAGCGCCTCGAGGTACTTGCGTCCGTGTCTGGGCATCGCGTTCGGAC
Proteins encoded in this window:
- the rplA gene encoding 50S ribosomal protein L1 — protein: MPRHGRKYLEALKKVEQRPYPVDQAVATMRKAAFAKFDETVEVHMRLGVDPKHADQMVRGTVVLPHGTGKSKRVVVIAGGEKGREALEAGADHVGGADVVAKIQEGWTDFEAVVATPDMMKDVGKLGKVLGPRGLMPNPKTGTVTFDVANAVREIKAGKVEFRVDKTAIIHVPVGKMSFADKKIEENALAVIHAVLRAKPAAAKGKYVQSIYMSSTMGPSISIDEAAVELPTA